A region of the Flavobacteriaceae bacterium MAR_2010_188 genome:
CTGGTGTTTGTCATCCACCTTAATAACAATTCCATCCGTTTCAAAAGCCAATTGCTGCCGATCGACATTCCATTTGTCTATAAAGGAGAAAATCTCTTCCATTGTTTCGACCCTTCTTGCCGCATCAGGAATTTTAAATCCCCATTCCCTTGCTTTCTCAAGACTTTCAAAATGGGTTGGTATTGAATAATCATCGGTTACGAGGTGATAAACCAAACACTCTAATGGTCTACGCGCCACTTCCGCGCTATCTTGTAACTTTAAACTCCCAGATGCGGTATTCCTCGGATTTCTATAAGGCTCCTCACCTAGTTCTACTCGCTCTTCATTCATTTTATGGAAACCTTCGAACGGCAAAACCACTTCACCCCTCATTTCAAATTCATCGGGATAATTTCCATTTAATTTTAATGGAACAGAGCGAATGGTTTTAATATTTGTAGTTACATCATCTCCTTGGCTGCCATCACCTCGGGTAACCGCCTTCAATAATTTGCCATCTTTATAAGTCAGATTGATTGATGCGCCGTCATATTTTAATTCACACACAAATTTGATCTTTCCCTCAATCGTCTTTCTTAACCGCTTTTCCCAATCCAACAGATCTTCACGCGAATAAGAATTAGATAAAGAATACATTCTATTTTTATGCCTTATGGTCTTAAAATTCTTGGTTACTTCTCCACCAACTCTAAGGGTAGGGCTATTTTCGTCATAGAATTCAGGATTTTCTTCTTCAAGCTTCTGCAACTCTTTCAGCTTCAAATCAAAATCAAAATCTGAAACCGTAGGTTGATCTAAAACATAGTAATTATAGTTATGTTTTCTAAGTTCTGCCCTAAGTGCTTCAATTTGATCTTTAACTTCCATCTATTTTCTAATTTGAATGTTTATCCGGTGGATTTCATCTGTAAAAATAAGAATTATGCTTTTGAAACCTTGTTGGATTCAACCACATAAATTTGAAGTTATCCAACAAAATTATTCTTAGTTTTACTCTATACCATAACAAAAATGAAACTAGAAATATGTACCAATTCTTTCGCTTCTGCCGAAAATGCCGAAGCTGCGGGTGCTTCACAGATTGAACTTTGTTCAGAATTATCCATCGGAGGCATTACTCCTTCTTACGGACTTTTAAAACAAGTGACTTCTAAACTAGCCATTCCTGTTAATGTATTGATAAGACCACGGGGAGGAAATTTTTGTTATTCCTTCGAAGAATTCGAGATAATGAAATCCGACATTTTAATTTGTAAAGAACTAGGATGCCACGGAATCGTTTCTGGGATATTGCATAAGGATAACATCTTAGACCAAGAACGAACCGCAGAATTGATACAAATCGCTCAGCCAATGAAATTCATCTTTCATAGAGCATTCGACCTTTTGCCTAATCCTAAAAAAGCGTTGTTTGATTTAATAGATATGAAAGTGAAAGCGATTTTAACTTCTGGCCAATCAAAAACTGCAATTGAAGGAATCGATTTTTTAAAAGAAATAAACGAGTTAGCGTCTGATAAAATTACGATTATGCCTGGCGGTGGAATCAATTCTAAAAATGCTAAAACCTTTAGGGATGCTGGTTTTGGTATTATTCATTCATCGGCCTCCGAACCAATTGAAAATTCGGCGCTTGGTGAGAATGAAGTTTCATTTTTCGGCAATTATAAAGAAACAATTTCAGGGTTTGAAGAGATAAAGGAAATTTTAAAAGCCATCAACTGATTTATGTCTTATCGAGTCCTAGCCATTTTAAGCTTTCATCCGCTTTATAATTTCTCATCTTAGTCATTAGATTCTCAAAGTTATCATCGACCAAGAGAATATCAAAATTACTCGGCTTCAAGAATTGTTTCTTCACCATCGTTTTTAACATCTCAATCAAATCATTGTAAAAATCCATTGCTATTTAACAGACCAATTGGTTTTGAATGGATTCCTAATTGCGCCCAAGTAATGATTTCGAATAGCTCTTCCAAAGTACCGAAACCCCCAGGAAGCGCAATAAATCCTTCGGCTAGGTCGTGCATCTTAAGCTTCCTTTGATGCATATTTTCTGTAGTAATAAGTTCGGTTAGACCAAGATGAACGACTTCTTCTAATTTTAAAAACTCCGGAATCACACCAATTACCTGCCCTCCATTTTCTAAAACCTCATTAGCTACCGCGCCCATAATCCCAATCTTAGAACCGCCATAAATAAGTTTTATGTCATGTTGTGCCAGATAACCGCCAAGATTTTTAGCATCATTTATAATAGTATCGTCATTGCCTGAGCTGCTTCCGCAGAAAACAGCAATGGAATTTAAGTTATTCATATTTTAGTGGCTTTAATCATTCGATCCTTACCGAAAAGATCTTTTCTTAATCTAATATCTTCAAACTTTAAATCTTCCAATAGTTGAATCATCTCTTTTCCTAAGTCCTCATTTATTTCAAAATATAGATTTCCGTTGTGCTCTAGATTCTCAAAGGCAAACTCAGCAATCCGTCTATAAAAAATCAAGGGATCAGCGTCGGTTACAAAAAGTGCCGATTCTGGCTCATAATCCAAAACATTGGAATGCATTCTTAATTTTTCGGAATCCCGAACATAAGGTGGATTAGAAACAATCACATCCCATTTTTCTTGGGTAAGTTTTGGTTGAAGATTTTTTTGTAAAATATCTTGCTGAATTAATTCTACTTCTACTTTATTTATATCTGCATTTTCATTTGCAACTTTGAGGGCTTCCAAGCTAAAATCTAATCCGGTCACTGTACTATCCTTTAGAAATTTTGTCAAAGTAATCGCAATACAACCACTGCCAGTGCCCACATCCAAAATCCGAGAACTCTTACTTTTTATGTTGAAGTCCTTAATAATCCAATCTACCAATTCTTCGGTTTCTAGTCTGGGAATAAGCACATTTCGATTAACCTTAAATGGCAGACTAAAAAATTCAGTTTCGCCTATAATGTACTGAATTGGCTTATTTAACTTAAGCTTTGCAATCGCATTCTCTAATTCCTGCAGTTTAGGATTTTCGAGATTAGTATCGGCATTTAAAATCGCTTCTACCTTGGTAAATCCTAGATAGTGCTGTATGAGCAAATAGTAAAAGCTTTCTGTTTCCTCTTTACCATATATTCCTTCAACTTCGTCTAGGAGTTTATTTTTAAATTCCTTAAGCGTCATAGGTCCTTGATCATCCAAATTTGGCAGGCGTGATGACCAGTATCGCCCATGGGTTTGTCAATATTATTAAAACCGTATTTCTGATAAAGTTTTCGGGCAGACTCCATATAAGGCATGGTTTCTAGATAACACTGCTCATAGCCGAGATTCCTCGCTTTATCTAAGCATAGTTCTAATAATTTAAAACCGACGCCCCTTCCCCTAGCCTCAGGCAGAAAGTACATTTTTTGAAGTTCGCACACATTCCCCTCAAAATTATCGAGCGGTGCAACACCACCGCCGCCTAAAATCTTAACATCTTCTTCCACTACGAAATAAGATTTTCCTTTTTCTTGATAGGTTTCGAACATATGATCTAAAGACTTGTCTGCATAAGCAGTACCAACTTTTGGCATACCCATTTCTAAAAGTACCGAGCGAATTACCGCTGCCAATTTCTCGTTATCATTCGCTTTTATTGGTCTTATGGTAGGTTGGCGATCCGTCATATTATTATGCTATTTTTGCGTTTGTGAAGATACACAGAA
Encoded here:
- a CDS encoding release factor glutamine methyltransferase, which produces MTLKEFKNKLLDEVEGIYGKEETESFYYLLIQHYLGFTKVEAILNADTNLENPKLQELENAIAKLKLNKPIQYIIGETEFFSLPFKVNRNVLIPRLETEELVDWIIKDFNIKSKSSRILDVGTGSGCIAITLTKFLKDSTVTGLDFSLEALKVANENADINKVEVELIQQDILQKNLQPKLTQEKWDVIVSNPPYVRDSEKLRMHSNVLDYEPESALFVTDADPLIFYRRIAEFAFENLEHNGNLYFEINEDLGKEMIQLLEDLKFEDIRLRKDLFGKDRMIKATKI
- a CDS encoding copper homeostasis protein, coding for MKLEICTNSFASAENAEAAGASQIELCSELSIGGITPSYGLLKQVTSKLAIPVNVLIRPRGGNFCYSFEEFEIMKSDILICKELGCHGIVSGILHKDNILDQERTAELIQIAQPMKFIFHRAFDLLPNPKKALFDLIDMKVKAILTSGQSKTAIEGIDFLKEINELASDKITIMPGGGINSKNAKTFRDAGFGIIHSSASEPIENSALGENEVSFFGNYKETISGFEEIKEILKAIN
- a CDS encoding putative acetyltransferase, which encodes MTDRQPTIRPIKANDNEKLAAVIRSVLLEMGMPKVGTAYADKSLDHMFETYQEKGKSYFVVEEDVKILGGGGVAPLDNFEGNVCELQKMYFLPEARGRGVGFKLLELCLDKARNLGYEQCYLETMPYMESARKLYQKYGFNNIDKPMGDTGHHACQIWMIKDL